The following are from one region of the Methanomassiliicoccales archaeon genome:
- the pylD gene encoding 3-methylornithyl-N6-L-lysine dehydrogenase PylD, whose product MTRLTYEMIENVPDSMGLRDERLRHDLGMDMKCLAYLALGLEESDLNLNGFKAAAVPVTSGKGVTPGFCDSVCAITRHLGMESHVTEGTDVAGFYQAMEAGADIVFMADDQEFVAINMREHRAADNTHSTALGYFSALKRAVGPLAGKEVLVIGAGRVGSCAIDLLADEKASITVMDSDLSKIESVKRRYPDVRTVNDLERAVSGAGAIINASPARIPGEWIREGAIISSPGMPYSFDDLGESKARVLVHDPLQIGVSVMAVWSASYSMQRKPKGIAWAQAIEVIQ is encoded by the coding sequence ATGACCCGATTGACCTATGAGATGATTGAGAACGTCCCGGACAGCATGGGCCTGCGGGATGAACGGCTGCGCCACGATCTGGGCATGGACATGAAATGCCTGGCATATCTCGCATTGGGTCTCGAGGAGAGCGACCTCAACCTGAACGGCTTCAAGGCGGCGGCGGTGCCGGTCACCAGCGGGAAGGGCGTGACCCCAGGGTTCTGCGATTCGGTCTGCGCCATAACCAGACATCTCGGCATGGAAAGCCATGTCACTGAGGGGACGGACGTGGCCGGTTTCTATCAGGCCATGGAGGCGGGGGCGGACATCGTTTTCATGGCCGATGACCAAGAGTTCGTGGCCATCAACATGAGGGAGCACAGGGCGGCGGACAACACCCATTCCACGGCATTGGGGTACTTCTCCGCCCTGAAAAGAGCGGTGGGACCCCTTGCAGGGAAGGAAGTGCTGGTGATCGGTGCCGGTCGGGTCGGCAGCTGCGCCATAGACCTTCTGGCCGACGAAAAGGCATCCATAACCGTTATGGATTCCGATCTATCCAAGATAGAATCTGTGAAGAGAAGATACCCCGACGTCAGGACGGTCAACGATCTGGAACGGGCGGTATCGGGAGCGGGTGCTATAATAAACGCATCGCCGGCCAGGATACCGGGCGAGTGGATCCGGGAAGGGGCGATCATATCCTCCCCGGGCATGCCCTATTCGTTCGACGACCTGGGTGAATCCAAGGCCAGGGTCCTCGTCCACGATCCGCTGCAGATCGGCGTCTCCGTGATGGCGGTATGGAGCGCCAGCTACTCGATGCAGAGGAAGCCGAAGGGAATAGCCTGGGCACAGGCCATCGAGGTCATCCAATGA
- a CDS encoding methylamine methyltransferase corrinoid protein reductive activase has protein sequence MTGFGIALDIGTSGFRAQAIDLSNNEIISTAITIRHPIPGANVIDHVNFAVVTGTEETHRLMIDSINRLLGKLDIDLDKVERMAVCGNPFQLSLFQKIEIRDLAYAGKNMLDRLGVVPPKRDGDIVRARDLGLDLPPETTVMIPPAVSHEIGADALAMLLMTGIMDQKEPCLVIDYGTNAEMALVVNGNVYSGSAAAGPALEGQQVEMGMLAAPGAISDVTAEADGWRCSVLDDGFMSQEGDTVDPTDGRTVSAGEMHGKATGITGTGLIAAIASGIGAGLIVPPKIKTPDHRLHLQDGVYITENDVSEAGKAIGAIRAGFLTLMREAGLWTGDVRTAFMSGASGLYVDAVKAQSIGLVPPESDHIIQLGNTSLAMAKELVLRPERFQELKSFAKDLRASHCMFATSDLFKHIYSIELSLWYYSMPMSAYSEMLAIYKLPPLPPPVAHVDVERRMSRDIPDLGRKGIAILRDIGVSLESDLTGCVQCGKCTEECPEDAITIVESDGMLRAIIRSELCSGTACRRCEQACPNQAINFNNMRANSSS, from the coding sequence ATGACCGGATTCGGCATTGCCCTGGACATCGGCACCAGCGGCTTCCGTGCCCAGGCGATCGATCTGAGCAACAACGAGATCATCTCGACGGCGATAACCATCCGGCACCCGATCCCGGGAGCGAACGTCATCGACCATGTCAATTTCGCGGTGGTGACCGGGACCGAGGAGACCCATCGGCTGATGATCGATTCCATCAACAGGCTGTTGGGGAAACTGGACATCGATCTGGATAAGGTCGAACGAATGGCGGTCTGCGGGAACCCGTTCCAATTGTCCCTGTTCCAGAAGATCGAGATCCGTGACCTGGCCTATGCTGGGAAGAACATGTTGGACAGGCTGGGAGTGGTGCCTCCCAAGAGAGACGGGGACATCGTGAGGGCGAGGGACCTGGGCCTCGACCTGCCCCCGGAAACGACGGTGATGATACCCCCAGCGGTCAGCCACGAGATAGGGGCGGACGCACTGGCCATGCTGCTGATGACCGGCATAATGGACCAGAAGGAGCCGTGCCTGGTCATTGATTACGGCACCAACGCGGAGATGGCGCTGGTGGTCAACGGGAACGTATACTCCGGTTCGGCTGCGGCAGGGCCGGCCCTGGAAGGGCAGCAGGTGGAGATGGGCATGCTGGCAGCGCCCGGCGCCATATCAGACGTTACCGCTGAAGCGGACGGATGGCGCTGCTCGGTGCTGGACGATGGGTTCATGTCCCAGGAAGGAGACACCGTCGATCCCACGGACGGCCGGACCGTCTCGGCCGGGGAGATGCACGGGAAGGCCACTGGTATAACTGGCACGGGACTCATCGCGGCGATCGCCAGCGGAATCGGGGCAGGACTGATCGTGCCGCCGAAGATCAAGACACCTGACCACCGATTGCACCTGCAGGACGGGGTGTACATAACGGAGAACGATGTCTCTGAGGCGGGGAAGGCCATCGGGGCCATCAGGGCAGGGTTCCTGACCTTGATGAGAGAGGCAGGCCTCTGGACCGGAGATGTCAGGACAGCGTTCATGTCAGGAGCTTCCGGATTGTATGTGGACGCCGTCAAGGCGCAGAGTATCGGCCTGGTGCCGCCGGAGAGCGATCACATCATCCAGCTGGGCAACACCTCCCTGGCCATGGCAAAGGAGCTGGTGCTCCGGCCGGAGCGGTTCCAGGAGCTGAAGTCGTTCGCCAAGGACCTGAGGGCCAGCCACTGCATGTTCGCGACCTCGGACCTGTTCAAGCACATCTATTCCATCGAGCTGTCGCTGTGGTACTATTCGATGCCGATGTCGGCATACAGTGAAATGCTGGCCATTTACAAGCTTCCGCCGCTGCCGCCACCGGTCGCCCACGTTGACGTCGAGAGAAGGATGAGCCGGGACATACCGGACCTGGGCCGGAAGGGCATCGCCATCCTCAGGGACATCGGGGTTTCCCTGGAATCTGACCTGACAGGCTGCGTCCAGTGCGGAAAGTGCACCGAGGAATGCCCGGAGGATGCGATCACCATTGTCGAGTCGGATGGGATGTTGAGAGCGATCATCAGATCGGAACTGTGCTCAGGCACTGCATGCCGCAGATGCGAGCAGGCCTGCCCCAACCAGGCGATCAACTTCAACAACATGAGGGCGAACAGCAGCAGCTGA